The following proteins are encoded in a genomic region of Sesamum indicum cultivar Zhongzhi No. 13 linkage group LG8, S_indicum_v1.0, whole genome shotgun sequence:
- the LOC105168579 gene encoding uncharacterized protein LOC105168579, whose product MGHFNNETLEVQDLRIDMMTSILIHGLKKGVFASALARDPPMDTEQLMALAQKYIDEEEMNAMKDEEWRVTSEQARDGGFGRDRDVRPKREKEKEPPYQSKYSKYTPLNMTRAKALMLVEKDNVLIWPKHTRITPAKRYSNKYCRFHREKGHDTEECYQLKDEIERLVRQGYFRRQSFHNFEENRRDRRGRSRSRDHRSNWATEQENQKVGENAPVKCIIHTIAGGSEGWSRRARRRFERESRLERRKQVVNMTGNPEIVFGDRDAGARIVTDNDPMVIRMDIANFTVHKVLIDNGSSADIIFKEVLSKMGLDNIRVEPASTPLVGFGGGEVASLGTVDLPASLGEEPKRRTLMVKFLVVDMPFAYNVILGRPGLNSYMAVVSTYHLKMKFPTQYGIGEVVCDQIEAKRCYNLSLGKGEKKEKKKLHGAKKEEWQTLKTGRLEPVGHKEVELIQGDPSKTTKIGPNLE is encoded by the coding sequence ATGGGGCATTTCAATAACGAAACTTTAGAGGTGCAGGATCTCAGGATAGATATGATGACTAGTATCCTTATCCACGGGCTGAAAAAAGGAGTTTTTGCATCTGCTTTAGCAAGGGACCCGCCAATGGATACAGAGCAGTTGATGGCATTGGCGCAGAAATACATTGATGAAGAGGAGATGAATGCAATGAAGGATGAGGAATGGAGGGTTACATCAGAGCAGGCAAGAGATGGAGGATTTGGTAGAGATCGAGATGTGCGACCTAAAagggagaaagaaaaggaaccaCCTTACCAGTCGAAATACAGTAAGTATACCCCTTTAAATATGACTAGGGCCAAAGCTCTCATGTTGGTGGAAAAAGATAATGTATTGATATGGCCGAAGCATACAAGGATCACTCCAGCTAAAAGGTATTCGAACAAATACTGTCGGTTCCACAGAGAGAAAGGACACGATACAGAGGAGTGCTATCAGTTGAAAGATGAAATAGAGCGGTTGGTTCGACAAGGGTATTTCAGGAGACAgagttttcataattttgaagaaaatagaCGTGATCGAAGAGGTAGGTCGAGAAGCAGGGATCACAGGTCAAATTGGGCAACTGAACAAGAGAACCAGAAAGTAGGAGAAAATGCACCTGTGAAATGCATCATCCATACTATAGCAGGGGGATCGGAGGGATGGTCGAGAAGAGCTAGGAGGAGATTCGAAAGAGAGAGTAGATTGGAGCGACGCAAGCAAGTGGTAAATATGACGGGCAACCCCGAGATCGTGTTTGGAGATCGAGATGCAGGTGCAAGGATCGTAACAGATAATGATCCGATGGTGATAAGGATGGATATAGCAAATTTCACGGTCCATAAGGTTTTGATAGACAATGGGAGTTCAgcagatataattttcaaagaagTGTTGAGTAAGATGGGGCTTGATAACATAAGGGTGGAACCAGCAAGTACTCCGTTGGTCGGTTTTGGAGGAGGCGAGGTCGCTTCGCTGGGGACGGTGGATTTACCTGCATCCCTGGGAGAAGAGCCAAAGCGTAGAACGttgatggtaaaatttttagttgttgATATGCCTTTTGCTTATAACGTTATCCTGGGGAGACCCGGGCTTAATTCTTACATGGCGGTAGTGTCAACATACCACCTCAAGATGAAGTTCCCTACTCAGTATGGGATAGGGGAGGTCGTGTGCGACCAGATTGAAGCTAAGAGGTGTTATAACTTATCCCTGGGAAAGGGtgagaagaaggaaaagaagaaacttCATGGAGCAAAGAAAGAAGAGTGGCAAACATTGAAGACTGGGAGGTTAGAGCCCGTTGGACACAAAGAGGTGGAGTTGATACAAGGAGATCCGTCGAAGACCACCAAGATAGGACCCAATCTAGAGTAG
- the LOC105167883 gene encoding LOW QUALITY PROTEIN: receptor-like protein kinase HSL1 (The sequence of the model RefSeq protein was modified relative to this genomic sequence to represent the inferred CDS: inserted 2 bases in 1 codon), whose translation MPHRREFCNFRRRLYFLMLLVFLSPSLVLSLNKEGFYLQRAKLGFDDPNAVLSDWDPRDDTPCKWNGVVCDSSTGSVISLDLSSSNLSGSFPSILCRLKHLSFISLYDNFINSTLPEDDLTMCQELEHLDLAQNYLTGVLPGSLADLPNLKYLDLTGNNFSGDIPTRFGTFQKLEVLSLVENLLDGTIPAFLGNVSTLKQLNLSYNPFSPSRIPPELGNLTNLEVLWLTETNLVGEIPDSLGRLRRLIDLDLAYNSLIGTIPGSLTGLTAAVQLELYNNSLTGELPSNGWLNMTSLRRLDASMNELTGPVPVELCELPLESLNLYENNLQGELPSGIGHSPNLYELRLFRNRLTGILPPNLGRNSPLQWIDVSTNNFSGQIPENLCFNGVLEEMLMIENSFSGEIPATLGECRSLLRVRLGHNSFSGEVPAGFWGLPHVSLLELIGNSFSGGIAKTIAGASNLSQLILSENNFSGVLPEEIGFLDSLMEFSGNDNKFSGSLPGSMVNLGQLVKLDLHSNAFSGGVPPGIHSWKKLNELNLANNEFSGEIPGEIGELAVLNYLDLSGNRFXXXXNLKLNRLNLSYNHLAGDIPPLYAKGMYKDSFLGNPGLCGDIEGLCDGKGSKNGGYVWFLKSIFVLAGFVLIAGVVWFYMKYRKFREVKQTLDRSKWTLMSFHKLGFSEAEILDALDEDNVIGSGASGKVYKVVLSNGEVVAVKKLWGKSKLADESSDLEKCNYQDDGFDAEVETLGKIRHKNIVKLWCCCTTRDSKLLVYEYMPNGSLGDLLHSTKSGLLDWLIRFKIAMDAAEGLSYLHHDCVPPIVHRDVKSNNILLDADYGARVADFGVAKVVDADGKGTKSMSVIAGSCGYIAPEYAYTLRVNEKSDIYSFGVVILELVTGKLPVDPELGEKDLVKWVCGTLDQKGIDHVIDPKLDSCFKDEICRVLNVGLLCTSPLPINRPSMRRVVKMLQEISARNQTKNAGKDGKMTPYYYEDASDQGSVA comes from the exons ATGCCTCACCGCCGGGAGTTCTGCAACTTCCGCCGCCGTCTTTACTTCTTAATGCTCCTCGTTTTCCTCTCCCCGTCCCTTGTTCTCTCCCTGAACAAAGAAGGATTTTACCTCCAGCGAGCCAAGCTTGGCTTCGACGACCCGAATGCTGTGCTCTCCGACTGGGATCCTCGCGATGACACGCCATGCAAGTGGAACGGCGTCGTTTGTGACTCCTCCACTGGCTCCGTCATCTCGCTCGACCTCTCCAGCTCCAACCTCTCCGGTTCCTTTCCCTCCATTCTCTGTCGCCTTAAACACTTATCCTTCATTTCCTTGTATGACAACTTCATCAACTCCACTCTCCCGGAAGATGATCTAACCATGTGTCAGGAGTTGGAGCACCTTGATTTAGCACAGAACTACTTAACCGGTGTTCTCCCCGGCAGCCTAGCTGATCTCCCCAACCTAAAGTACCTTGATTTAACCGGGAACAACTTCTCTGGAGATATTCCGACAAGGTTCGGAACGTTCCAGAAACTTGAGGTGCTCTCGTTAGTGGAGAATTTGCTGGACGGGACAATCCCGGCATTTCTCGGGAACGTATCGACGCTAAAGCAGTTGAATCTCTCTTACAACCCGTTTTCTCCGAGTCGGATTCCGCCGGAACTGGGGAATCTTACCAATCTTGAGGTCTTGTGGCTGACTGAGACGAACTTAGTGGGTGAAATCCCAGACTCCTTGGGTCGGCTCCGCAGACTCATCGATTTGGACCTGGCGTACAACTCGTTAATAGGCACAATCCCTGGTTCGCTCACTGGGTTGACGGCGGCGGTTCAGTTGGAGCTGTATAATAACTCGTTGACAGGTGAGCTGCCTAGCAATGGGTGGTTGAACATGACATCGCTGAGGCGGCTCGATGCGTCGATGAACGAGTTGACAGGGCCAGTCCCCGTTGAGCTGTGTGAGTTGCCGCTCGAGTCACTTAATCTCTATGAGAATAATTTACAAGGTGAATTACCGTCTGGCATTGGTCATTCGCCGAATTTGTACGAGTTAAGGCTGTTCCGGAATCGGTTGACGGGAATTTTACCTCCCAATCTTGGCAGAAACTCGCCGTTGCAGTGGATTGATGTTTCAACTAATAACTTTTCGGGTCAAATTCCGgaaaatttgtgttttaatgGGGTTCTCGAGGAGATGTTAATGATCGAAAATTCGTTTTCCGGGGAAATTCCGGCTACCCTAGGCGAATGCCGCAGCTTATTGCGCGTGAGGTTAGGGCACAACAGCTTTTCCGGTGAGGTGCCGGCGGGATTTTGGGGTCTTCCCCACGTGTCGTTACTTGAGCTGATTGGCAATTCATTTTCTGGTGGAATTGCAAAAACTATTGCCGGGGCCTCAAATTTATCTCAGTTGATTTTGTCAGAGAACAACTTTTCCGGTGTTCTGCCGGAGGAGATAGGATTTCTGGATAGTTTAATGGAGTTTTCAGGTAATGATAATAAGTTTTCGGGTTCTTTACCGGGTAGTATGGTGAATCTTGGGCAGTTAGTAAAGCTTGATCTTCATAGCAATGCATTTTCTGGTGGAGTTCCACCTGGGATTCATTCTTGGAAGAAGCTAAACGAGCTGAATTTGGCAAATAACGAGTTTTCAGGGGAAATTCCGGGTGAAATTGGGGAGTTAGCTGTTCTCAATTATCTTGATTTATCAGGAAATCGATT NNNNNNNNNNAATTTGAAGCTTAATCGGCTCAACTTGTCGTATAACCACCTCGCCGGTGATATTCCGCCTCTGTATGCAAAAGGGATGTACAAAGACAGCTTTCTGGGAAATCCAGGACTCTGTGGGGATATTGAGGGTTTATGTGATGGAAAAGGCAGCAAGAATGGGGGCTATGTTTGGTTcttgaaatcaatttttgtGCTTGCTGGATTTGTACTCATAGCTGGTGTTGTTTGGTTCTACATGAAGTACAGGAAATTCAGGGAGGTTAAACAGACTCTTGATCGATCAAAATGGACGTTAATGTCGTTTCATAAACTGGGATTCAGCGAGGCTGAGATATTGGACGCTCTTGATGAGGATAACGTGATTGGCAGCGGGGCATCTGGTAAGGTTTACAAGGTGGTTCTGAGCAATGGCGAGGTTGTTGCTGTGAAAAAGCTTTGGGGGAAATCAAAATTAGCCGATGAGAGCAGTGATTTAGAGAAGTGCAATTATCAAGACGATGGTTTTGATGCTGAGGTTGAGACCTTGGGGAAGATCAGGCACAAGAATATCGTAAAGTTATGGTGTTGCTGCACCACAAGGGACAGCAAGCTTTTGGTTTATGAGTACATGCCTAATGGTAGTCTTGGTGATTTGCTTCACAGCACGAAAAGTGGTTTATTAGATTGGTTGATACGGTTCAAGATAGCCATGGACGCTGCTGAGGGGCTCTCCTATTTGCATCACGACTGTGTTCCTCCAATCGTTCACAGAGACGTGAAGTCGAACAACATACTATTGGACGCGGATTATGGAGCTCGAGTTGCAGATTTTGGTGTAGCAAAGGTGGTTGATGCAGATGGGAAGGGAACCAAGTCCATGTCCGTAATTGCAGGTTCTTGTGGCTACATTGCACCAG AATACGCCTACACGCTTCGGGTGAACGAAAAGAGTGATATTTACAGTTTCGGTGTGGTTATTCTTGAACTGGTCACAGGGAAGCTTCCTGTTGATCCTGAGCTTGGAGAGAAAGATTTGGTGAAATGGGTGTGTGGTACACTGGATCAGAAGGGCATAGACCATGTAATCGATCCAAAGCTCGATTCTTGTTTCAAGGATGAAATATGCAGAGTCTTGAATGTAGGCCTCCTCTGTACCAGCCCGCTTCCCATCAACCGCCCGTCTATGAGACGGGTGGTGAAGATGTTGCAAGAAATAAGCGCTAGAAACCAGACCAAAAACGCTGGGAAAGATGGCAAAATGACGCCTTACTACTATGAAGATGCGTCCGATCAGGGAAGTGTAGCCTAA